In the genome of Vigna radiata var. radiata cultivar VC1973A unplaced genomic scaffold, Vradiata_ver6 scaffold_1180, whole genome shotgun sequence, one region contains:
- the LOC106778621 gene encoding uncharacterized protein LOC106778621, with the protein MKVEQIFECYHIDDRRRVTLATLTFQGAALYWWTXIIXDQKXNGDYTIQYWNELKAALHRRHVPAYYAREVMDKXHRLQQRNMSVEEYRXKLELLMLRAGIKEEERFTIARFQSGLNYDIRDKVELLPYLDLNDFVQLYSTYILEHESNSEVSSSSASELSSSEEEHEAPPCDGDLLMVRRLLEAKHVELEQTQRENLFHTRCKVLDKTCSMIVDSGSCCNCCSSRMVEKLGLTPTPHPNPYKLQWIKEDEGIVVKEQVSVPISIGKYEDQIICDIVPMEGGQILLGRPWQFDKQALHDGVTNKITIQHKGKKIILSPLTPLQVREDKIILKKKLDGEKKLHNNKVSKEKKLSLVESALTNEVVPTKTSKNILLGQPHFLLYCKEALPSINHQFDSHPKGLQNLLKEFDDLFPKEVLSGLPPLRGIEHQIDLIPGVSLPNRPAYRTNPTETKEIEKQVNDLLEKGWIQKSLNPCVVPVLLVPKKDGYWRMFTDCRAWRMFTDCRAINNITVKCRHPIPRLDD; encoded by the exons ATGAAGGTGGAACAAATTTTTGAGTGTTACCACATAGATGATAGAAGGAGAGTGACCCTAGCCACCTTGACTTTTCAAGGTGCAGCCCTTTATTGGTGGACCTNTATCATTNGAGATCAAAAGANTAATGGTGACTATACTATCCAATATTGGAATGAATTAAAGGCAGCCTTACATAGAAGGCATGTTCCAGCCTATTATGCCAGGGAAGTCATGGACAAGNTCCATCGActccaacaaagaaacatgagtgttgaggaaTATAGANAAAAGTTAGAATTACTTATGTTGAGAGCTGGAattaaagaagaagagagatttACCATAGCTAGGTTCCAAAGTGGTCTTAACTATGATATTCGGGATAAGGTAGAGCTATTACCTTACTTGGACCTTAATGATTTTGTCCAACTATAT TCCACCTATATCCTTGAGCATGAAAGTAATAGTGAGGTGTCATCCTCTAGTGCGTCTGAGTTATCCTCATCTGAAGAGGAACATGAAGCTCCACCTTGTGATGGGGATCTTCTAATGGTTAGGAGACTTCTTGAGGCAAAGCATGTTGAGTTAGAACAAACTCAGCGAGAAAACCTATTCCACACCCGCTGCAAAGTTCTGGATAAAACTTGTTCTAtgattgtggatagtggttcttgttgTAATTGTTGTAGCTCTAGAATGGTTGAAAAGCTAGGCTTGACTCCTACTCCTCATCCTAACCCTTACAAACTTCAATGGataaaagaggatgaaggaATAGTTGTTAAGGAACAAGTAAGTGTTCCCATTTCCATAGGCAAGTATGAAGATCAAATCATTTGTGATATTGTTCCAATGGAAGGGGGTCAGATCTTACTTGGTCGGCCTTGGCAATTTGACAAACAAGCTTTGCATGATGGAGTCACCAACAAGATAACCATTCAACATAAAGGCAAAAAGATTATTTTGAGTCCTCTTACACCATTACAAGTGCGAGAggataaaataatacttaagaagAAGTTGGATGGTGAGAAAAAGCTCCACAACAACAAAGTTTCCAAAGAGAAGAAGTTGAGTTTGGTGGAAAGTGCCTTAACCAATGAAGTTGTTCCAACAAAAACttcgaaaaatattttacttggaCAACCTCACTTTCTTCTCTATTGCAAGGAGGCACTTCCTTCCATAAATCATCAATTTGATTCTCATCCAAAGGGGTTgcaaaatcttttaaaagaatttgatgatttatttcctaAAGAGGTTCTAAGTGGTTTACCACCTCTTCGGggaattgaacatcaaattgatttgattcctgGAGTCAGCCTTCCCAATAGGCCAGCTTATAGGACTAACCCCACCGAAACCAAAGAGATAGAGAAGCAGGTTAATGATTTATTGGAAAAAGGGTGGATACAGAAAAGCCTTAACCCTTGTGTGGTGCCAGTGTTGTTAGTCCCTAAGAAAGATGGTTATTGGCGAATGTTTACAGATTGTAGGGCTTGGCGAATGTTTACAGATTGTAGGGCTATTAACAACATTACAGTCAAGTGTAGGCACCCTATTCCTAGATTGGATGATAT